From Bacillus sp. FSL K6-3431, the proteins below share one genomic window:
- a CDS encoding ThuA domain-containing protein, whose product MTKVTVWNENRHEQTNPLVQEVYPKGIHQAIATFLQEAGVDVKTATLDEPEHGLTEEVLNETDVLIWWGHMAHHEVADEIVNKVQQRVLDGMGLIVLHSGHFSKIFKKLMGTSCDLKWREADEKERIWVLDPSHPIAEGIGEYIELEKEEMYGEHFDIPAPNELLFVSWFEGGEVFRSGCTYRRGNGKIFYFRPGHETYPTYYNKDIQRVITNAVQWAKPVDRKRPVYGNAKPLEEIK is encoded by the coding sequence ATGACGAAAGTAACGGTTTGGAATGAAAATCGACATGAACAAACGAATCCACTAGTGCAGGAAGTGTATCCAAAAGGTATCCACCAAGCGATTGCTACATTTCTGCAAGAAGCTGGAGTCGATGTAAAAACGGCAACACTGGACGAGCCAGAACATGGCTTGACGGAGGAAGTATTGAATGAAACCGATGTACTTATATGGTGGGGCCATATGGCTCATCATGAAGTAGCCGATGAGATAGTAAATAAAGTACAGCAAAGAGTATTAGATGGAATGGGATTGATCGTTCTTCACTCAGGCCACTTTTCAAAGATTTTCAAAAAACTTATGGGTACTTCATGCGATTTAAAATGGAGAGAAGCGGATGAGAAGGAACGTATTTGGGTCCTTGATCCGAGCCATCCAATTGCTGAAGGAATCGGCGAGTACATAGAACTTGAAAAGGAAGAAATGTACGGAGAGCATTTTGATATTCCTGCTCCTAATGAACTATTATTTGTAAGCTGGTTTGAAGGTGGAGAAGTATTCCGAAGCGGATGCACATATCGTCGTGGAAACGGGAAGATTTTCTACTTCCGTCCTGGTCATGAAACGTATCCTACCTATTACAATAAGGATATTCAGCGCGTTATTACGAATGCTGTACAGTGGGCAAAGCCGGTTGATCGTAAACGACCTGTATATGGAAATGCTAAGCCACTTGAGGAGATAAAGTAA
- a CDS encoding carboxylesterase family protein, whose product MNKKEGIHITQQSCSFQKDVEVKKAMNLKYLLSMPVDYNQKPDSNYPLVLFLHGMGERGSDLNAVKVHGLPKLAEEQNFPFILVSPQCPLGIARYSNWILHLESIIALLDDLINKYRVDIERIYVTGLSMGGYGTWEIARRYPEKFAAIAPICGGGSTEQLEQLKNVPVWAFHGDKDEVVPIEESEAMVEALRMVGGNVKFTVYPEVNHDSWTETYNNPEFYSWLLSQKR is encoded by the coding sequence TTGAACAAAAAGGAGGGCATTCATATAACGCAACAGTCCTGTTCTTTTCAAAAAGATGTCGAAGTTAAAAAAGCAATGAATCTGAAATATTTATTATCTATGCCAGTTGATTATAATCAGAAGCCTGATAGCAACTATCCACTTGTTCTATTTTTGCATGGAATGGGGGAGCGTGGTTCCGATTTAAATGCAGTGAAAGTACATGGGCTGCCAAAGCTTGCCGAAGAACAGAATTTCCCATTTATTCTTGTTTCTCCGCAATGTCCGCTTGGCATTGCAAGATACTCGAATTGGATATTACATTTAGAATCCATCATCGCATTACTTGATGATTTGATTAATAAATATCGAGTGGATATAGAGAGGATATATGTAACCGGTTTAAGTATGGGAGGGTACGGTACTTGGGAGATTGCTAGAAGATACCCTGAGAAATTTGCAGCTATAGCGCCAATTTGTGGTGGCGGTTCCACGGAGCAGTTAGAACAACTAAAAAATGTTCCAGTTTGGGCTTTTCATGGGGATAAGGATGAAGTTGTACCGATTGAAGAAAGTGAAGCAATGGTGGAAGCGCTTCGAATGGTTGGAGGTAATGTGAAATTTACCGTATATCCTGAGGTTAATCATGATTCTTGGACAGAAACCTATAATAATCCGGAATTCTATTCTTGGCTTTTGAGTCAAAAAAGATAA
- the ytxJ gene encoding bacillithiol system redox-active protein YtxJ — MTQLKKLNTLNEWKDVLSDSNEKPVLVFKHSTTCPISASAYDEYKSYETDLDKYIVAVIESRPVSNEIANDLGITHQSPQVLLLQKEQPLWNASHWKITGQALGNAVKEHITE, encoded by the coding sequence ATGACACAATTAAAAAAATTAAACACTTTAAATGAATGGAAAGATGTATTGAGTGATTCTAATGAAAAGCCAGTTCTTGTTTTCAAACACAGCACTACATGCCCAATAAGCGCTTCAGCATATGATGAATATAAATCATATGAAACTGATCTCGATAAATACATTGTAGCAGTAATCGAAAGCAGGCCCGTATCAAATGAGATCGCAAACGACCTAGGAATTACCCATCAATCACCACAAGTTCTCCTCCTTCAAAAGGAACAGCCATTATGGAACGCTTCACATTGGAAGATTACTGGACAGGCATTGGGGAATGCGGTTAAAGAACATATAACTGAATAG
- the zupT gene encoding zinc transporter ZupT, translated as MTDNLIMAFSLTLLAGLATGIGSVVAMFTSTTNTKFLSWSLGFSAGVMIYVSMIEIFVKAKDALTTALGNETGNWATIGGFFGGMLLIAFIDKFVPNQGNPHEIKKVEEMKGNNVHDAELLKMGTFTALAIAIHNFPEGIATFTAALQDPALGVAIAIAIAIHNIPEGIAVAVPIYFATGSKKKAFKLSFLSGLSEPVGAIIAFLILMPFLNDVVFGIIFASVAGIMVFISLDGLLPAAKKYDEAHTSIYGLISGMVVMAISLILVI; from the coding sequence ATGACTGATAACTTAATTATGGCATTTAGCCTTACTTTGTTGGCCGGACTTGCTACAGGGATCGGCAGTGTTGTTGCGATGTTCACATCCACTACAAATACAAAATTCCTCTCATGGTCACTTGGCTTTTCTGCGGGAGTGATGATCTATGTTTCAATGATTGAAATTTTTGTAAAAGCAAAAGACGCCTTAACAACTGCACTCGGTAATGAAACAGGTAACTGGGCCACAATAGGTGGCTTCTTTGGTGGCATGCTTTTAATCGCCTTCATCGACAAATTTGTTCCAAATCAAGGAAACCCACATGAAATAAAAAAAGTAGAAGAAATGAAAGGAAATAATGTTCACGATGCTGAATTGCTAAAGATGGGAACTTTCACCGCATTAGCGATTGCTATTCACAATTTTCCCGAGGGAATCGCCACGTTCACAGCAGCTTTACAAGATCCTGCTCTTGGAGTAGCAATCGCAATCGCAATTGCCATTCATAATATTCCTGAGGGTATTGCTGTAGCTGTACCCATCTATTTTGCAACTGGGAGTAAGAAAAAGGCATTTAAACTTTCATTTTTATCAGGACTTTCAGAGCCCGTTGGCGCGATTATTGCCTTTCTAATTTTGATGCCTTTTTTAAACGACGTCGTATTTGGAATTATATTTGCATCTGTTGCCGGTATAATGGTTTTCATCTCACTTGATGGACTCTTGCCAGCAGCAAAAAAGTATGATGAAGCACACACATCCATTTATGGATTAATCAGCGGAATGGTGGTTATGGCCATCAGTCTAATACTCGTTATTTAA
- a CDS encoding TVP38/TMEM64 family protein codes for MIKILLRVISFLAIALLVIWAFNTEWFSILKTADMDEIEAFLGEEQHITVLITFVLMMVQNLFTLVPLILIVAVNILLFGFIHGYFWSLVTSIIGSVVAFILYRYWLQSILGERINKGIKEKIESNGFLFMLYARLIPFVPSSFINIAGGASSIRMFHYLGATVIGNAIYIFLMCLVVNGIITTDFEKYALPISLVALLPFVYFYQKRKMSKRRKKNLPVK; via the coding sequence ATGATAAAAATACTATTAAGAGTGATTTCTTTTCTAGCTATCGCTTTACTCGTAATCTGGGCATTTAATACTGAGTGGTTCTCGATCTTGAAGACTGCAGATATGGATGAGATCGAAGCGTTTTTGGGTGAGGAGCAACATATAACAGTACTGATTACTTTCGTGTTGATGATGGTTCAGAATTTATTTACGCTTGTCCCTTTAATTTTGATCGTAGCTGTTAATATTTTATTATTTGGCTTTATACATGGTTATTTCTGGAGCTTGGTGACAAGTATTATAGGTAGCGTCGTTGCGTTTATCTTATATCGATATTGGCTTCAGTCAATTTTGGGTGAGCGAATAAATAAAGGTATCAAGGAAAAAATTGAAAGTAATGGTTTTTTATTTATGCTGTATGCGAGGCTGATTCCGTTTGTCCCTTCTAGTTTTATTAATATTGCAGGTGGCGCAAGTTCGATTAGAATGTTTCATTATTTAGGAGCAACGGTAATTGGGAATGCGATATATATTTTTTTGATGTGCTTAGTTGTGAATGGTATTATTACAACAGATTTTGAAAAATATGCTCTACCAATTTCATTAGTCGCGTTGTTACCGTTTGTATACTTTTATCAAAAAAGGAAAATGTCTAAAAGGAGAAAGAAGAATCTGCCTGTCAAATAA
- a CDS encoding SMP-30/gluconolactonase/LRE family protein, which translates to MEAQIWMDMKHMLGEGPTWDSEHQRFMWVDINGKTMQSYDVKTEHLQTWSFNEYVTTVVPINKEKVVLAMHSGVYRFNLISEELTLVASPNDNPDIRFNDGKCDASGRLWAGTMDVEGSENEGALYCVYPDGHVKEKVAPVTISNGIAWNATNDIMYYIDTPTKKVAAYDFNIQTSEITFREYVITIPNGEGAPDGMTIDEEGMLWIAHYGGWKVSCWNPLTGEQIDEVSVPCSNVTSCTFGGKDLNELYITTARQGLNEEELKNQPHAGGLFRVEMKVRGMKAFNFK; encoded by the coding sequence ATGGAAGCTCAGATTTGGATGGATATGAAGCATATGCTTGGAGAGGGTCCAACATGGGACAGTGAACATCAACGTTTCATGTGGGTCGATATTAACGGGAAAACTATGCAAAGCTATGATGTTAAAACGGAGCACCTCCAAACGTGGTCATTTAACGAATATGTAACTACAGTTGTGCCAATAAACAAAGAAAAGGTAGTATTGGCGATGCATAGCGGGGTATATAGATTTAACTTGATTTCAGAGGAATTGACTTTGGTTGCAAGTCCTAATGATAACCCAGACATTAGATTTAATGATGGAAAATGTGACGCTAGTGGCAGACTTTGGGCAGGGACGATGGATGTTGAAGGGAGTGAAAATGAAGGCGCTTTATACTGTGTTTATCCCGATGGTCATGTAAAGGAAAAAGTCGCACCTGTCACTATTTCTAATGGGATTGCCTGGAATGCTACAAATGATATCATGTATTACATTGATACGCCGACGAAAAAGGTTGCTGCATATGATTTTAATATACAAACAAGTGAGATTACATTTCGAGAGTATGTAATCACTATTCCTAATGGAGAAGGCGCTCCGGATGGTATGACGATCGATGAAGAAGGAATGCTTTGGATTGCTCATTATGGCGGCTGGAAAGTATCTTGTTGGAACCCACTAACAGGTGAGCAGATAGATGAAGTTAGCGTACCTTGCAGTAATGTTACTTCTTGTACGTTTGGTGGTAAGGATTTGAATGAGTTATATATTACCACCGCAAGACAAGGCTTAAACGAGGAAGAATTAAAAAATCAGCCTCATGCAGGGGGACTGTTTCGTGTGGAAATGAAAGTTCGCGGTATGAAGGCTTTTAACTTTAAATAA
- a CDS encoding SGNH/GDSL hydrolase family protein yields MNFNNDDKIVLIGDSITDAGRREDPEKMGHGYVRLIRDYYSITEPEANLQFLNKGIGGDRVDHLAARWQEDVIDLQPDWVSISIGINDVWRQLDNPHLEQIYPEKYEQIYSELLSKLSAEMKTGIILMEPTVIEEDLDSKGNLLLIPYIEAVHRLAVEYKAIVVPTHQAFKTYLRHKSGFKLTTDGVHMTSGGDLLMAQTWIKAVQEAEK; encoded by the coding sequence TTGAACTTCAACAATGACGATAAAATAGTTTTGATTGGTGATAGCATTACAGATGCTGGGAGAAGAGAAGATCCTGAGAAAATGGGGCATGGTTATGTGCGGCTAATCCGTGATTATTACTCCATTACAGAACCAGAAGCAAATCTACAATTTCTGAATAAAGGAATTGGTGGCGATAGAGTTGATCATTTGGCAGCTAGATGGCAAGAAGATGTAATCGATCTTCAACCTGACTGGGTTTCTATTTCGATTGGCATTAACGATGTCTGGAGACAGCTTGATAATCCACATCTTGAACAGATTTATCCAGAGAAATACGAGCAGATTTATTCGGAGTTACTATCTAAACTATCGGCAGAAATGAAAACAGGCATCATATTAATGGAGCCTACGGTTATTGAAGAGGACCTTGATTCTAAAGGGAACCTCCTGCTTATACCGTATATAGAGGCTGTTCATCGCTTAGCCGTAGAATACAAGGCGATAGTAGTGCCGACTCATCAAGCTTTTAAAACTTATTTGCGACACAAATCAGGATTTAAATTAACAACAGATGGTGTACATATGACTTCTGGTGGAGATTTATTAATGGCTCAAACTTGGATCAAAGCCGTACAGGAAGCTGAAAAATAA
- a CDS encoding Na/Pi cotransporter family protein: MDLQTVIFTFVGGLGIFLYGIKSMGDGLQKVAGDGLRDLLDRFTTKPIMGVLTGIVVTTLLQTSSGTTVLTIGLVTAGFMTLRQAIGVIMGANIGTTTTAFIIGINISEYSLPIIALGAFLIFFFKNHKVNNFGQVFFGFGALFFGLKLMGDGMEPLQDAKMFTDLTVSMSDNPLLGVLIGVILTVIIQSSSAAIGLLQTLFDQGAINLHAALPVLFGDNIGTTITAVLASIGASIAAKRAALTHVMFNVIGTILVLILLVPFTALIEYFQASLGLNPKMTLAFAHGTFNISNTIIQFPFIAGLAWIVTKLVPGEERTIEHKPVHLGEQFIRQSPSVALGQAKKEVIRMAELAEQGIVEAGHYYKTQSKKHRELIPQIEDALNNLDKKITEYMVQISYHSLSDQDIKQHHTLMNTVMDLERIGDHMENIMELVDHQINSKVKFSDSAMADLDEMFDLTTSTIRQSIKTIETNDVEQAKAVLENEKLIDKMERDLRKKHIKRLNENQCSGTAGIIYVDIVSNLERIGDHAVNLADDLLDEE, from the coding sequence ATGGATTTGCAGACAGTGATATTTACGTTTGTTGGTGGTTTGGGGATCTTCTTGTATGGAATTAAATCCATGGGAGATGGGCTTCAAAAAGTTGCAGGAGATGGACTCAGAGATCTATTAGATAGATTCACGACAAAACCGATCATGGGAGTTTTAACTGGTATCGTTGTCACTACCTTGCTACAAACCAGTTCTGGAACAACCGTTTTGACCATCGGTTTAGTAACGGCAGGTTTCATGACTTTAAGGCAAGCGATAGGCGTCATTATGGGCGCAAATATTGGTACAACAACAACCGCGTTTATTATCGGTATTAATATATCCGAGTACTCGCTACCAATCATTGCATTAGGAGCTTTCCTAATCTTCTTCTTTAAAAATCATAAAGTAAATAATTTTGGGCAAGTTTTCTTTGGCTTTGGAGCTTTGTTTTTTGGTCTCAAATTAATGGGCGATGGAATGGAGCCACTTCAAGACGCTAAAATGTTTACTGATTTAACAGTTAGCATGAGTGATAATCCATTATTAGGAGTATTAATCGGAGTTATTTTAACAGTTATCATTCAAAGTTCTTCAGCTGCGATAGGATTGCTACAAACATTGTTCGATCAAGGTGCAATCAACTTACATGCTGCATTGCCGGTTTTATTCGGCGATAATATTGGAACAACGATAACAGCTGTATTGGCTTCGATCGGTGCTTCAATTGCTGCAAAGCGCGCTGCATTAACACATGTTATGTTTAACGTGATTGGGACAATTCTAGTTTTAATTCTTTTAGTACCTTTCACTGCTCTAATCGAATATTTTCAAGCTTCTCTAGGGCTAAATCCTAAAATGACGCTTGCTTTTGCACACGGGACGTTTAATATATCCAATACAATTATTCAATTCCCATTTATTGCTGGATTGGCTTGGATTGTAACGAAGCTAGTACCAGGTGAGGAAAGAACAATTGAACATAAACCAGTTCACCTTGGGGAACAGTTTATTCGTCAATCACCTTCTGTAGCGCTTGGACAAGCCAAAAAAGAAGTGATAAGAATGGCGGAGCTTGCAGAACAAGGGATTGTGGAAGCTGGCCATTATTATAAAACACAAAGTAAAAAACATCGTGAACTAATTCCACAAATCGAAGACGCACTTAATAATCTGGATAAGAAAATTACTGAATATATGGTCCAAATTTCATATCATTCCTTATCAGATCAGGATATTAAGCAACATCACACACTTATGAATACAGTGATGGATCTTGAGCGTATTGGAGATCATATGGAAAATATCATGGAACTTGTGGATCACCAAATAAATAGTAAGGTTAAATTTTCTGACTCAGCAATGGCTGATCTAGATGAAATGTTTGACCTGACGACTTCAACTATTAGACAATCAATCAAAACGATTGAGACAAATGATGTTGAACAAGCGAAAGCAGTATTAGAAAATGAGAAGTTGATTGATAAAATGGAGCGTGATCTCCGCAAAAAGCATATAAAAAGATTGAATGAAAATCAATGTTCTGGAACCGCAGGTATTATCTATGTAGATATTGTTAGCAATCTGGAACGGATTGGCGATCATGCTGTCAATCTAGCAGATGATTTACTCGATGAAGAATAA
- a CDS encoding type 1 glutamine amidotransferase domain-containing protein has product MRLQNKKVIALIEDEFEDLELWYPILRLQEEGAEVHLVGKEAHKKYIGKYGVPAQSDYSFSEIRAEDYDAILVPGGWAPDKLRRYEEVLEFVRVMDKAKKPIGQICHAGWVLISAKILSGKKVTSTPGIKDDMTNAGAMWSDEAVVVDGHLISSRRPPDLPPYVKAFADILAEQ; this is encoded by the coding sequence ATGAGATTACAAAATAAAAAAGTAATTGCGCTTATCGAAGACGAATTCGAGGACTTGGAACTTTGGTATCCTATCTTAAGACTTCAAGAAGAAGGCGCAGAAGTTCATTTAGTAGGAAAAGAAGCCCACAAAAAGTATATAGGTAAATATGGCGTCCCTGCACAATCTGACTATTCTTTCTCAGAAATACGCGCAGAAGATTATGATGCGATACTTGTCCCTGGTGGCTGGGCACCAGATAAATTAAGAAGATATGAAGAAGTGCTAGAATTTGTCCGTGTGATGGATAAAGCAAAAAAGCCAATTGGTCAAATTTGTCATGCAGGTTGGGTGCTTATTTCCGCTAAAATCCTCTCTGGTAAAAAAGTAACGAGCACTCCCGGCATCAAAGATGATATGACAAACGCTGGTGCAATGTGGAGTGATGAAGCAGTTGTTGTCGATGGGCATTTAATCTCTAGCCGTCGCCCACCTGATTTACCTCCATACGTTAAGGCCTTCGCTGATATATTAGCTGAACAATAG
- a CDS encoding ParM/StbA family protein translates to MGNSRIAAIDVGNDSIKALFGKLDSELYIPNVIARDREDRPVIGIEELDAKSPLDGIHIRVHSPALKENNVIYRVGNLATKSDNSTELDPGSSKSEEDQTLVMLFASLALDAVNEKNSKVFQKTNNVIDANYTLGTGLPLREVKEGKDVGYRSQLLGSVHQVEFLVTPQYQGLKVNIKFDEVKVYPEGFAAFINLVMDNDLNIINKDLIDKRILIQDIGGLSTDIAVIKNRNVDDDKAQGFNLGVSESLEAIREEIRSKHGVELDSRRDVVEIITKNNNRNHIMVKGSRTSVHDITDRILLELAKKEYRHLRNIWQKNSQTEICYFVGGGSMVLKDYIKALNNSLDGYNIEFFEDEKESIWMMANAYYKLISDFSRKNKKEMIVKEPERKTVKN, encoded by the coding sequence ATGGGCAATTCAAGAATTGCAGCGATTGATGTTGGTAACGATTCGATAAAGGCGCTTTTTGGGAAATTAGATTCTGAGCTATACATACCGAATGTCATTGCAAGAGATAGAGAAGATAGACCAGTTATAGGAATTGAAGAATTAGATGCAAAATCACCATTAGATGGGATTCATATTAGGGTTCACTCTCCAGCCTTAAAAGAGAATAATGTGATTTATCGTGTTGGTAATTTAGCTACGAAGAGTGATAATTCAACTGAATTAGATCCGGGGAGCAGTAAATCAGAAGAGGATCAAACGCTGGTTATGCTATTTGCTTCGTTGGCGCTTGATGCTGTTAATGAAAAAAATTCAAAAGTATTCCAAAAAACAAATAATGTTATTGATGCAAATTACACACTTGGAACTGGTTTGCCCCTTCGTGAGGTGAAAGAAGGAAAAGATGTTGGCTATCGCTCCCAGCTTTTAGGATCGGTTCATCAAGTTGAGTTTTTAGTGACTCCTCAATATCAAGGTTTAAAAGTGAATATTAAATTTGATGAAGTAAAGGTATACCCTGAAGGATTCGCTGCTTTTATTAATCTTGTAATGGATAATGACTTGAATATTATTAATAAAGACTTAATTGATAAAAGAATACTTATTCAAGACATTGGTGGGTTATCAACGGATATTGCGGTTATTAAAAACCGGAATGTGGACGATGATAAAGCGCAAGGATTTAACTTAGGAGTATCAGAATCATTAGAAGCGATCAGAGAAGAAATCAGATCAAAGCATGGTGTCGAATTAGATAGCCGTAGAGATGTGGTAGAAATTATTACGAAAAATAATAATAGAAATCATATTATGGTAAAAGGAAGTCGGACAAGTGTTCATGATATAACGGACAGAATTCTTCTTGAGCTAGCGAAGAAGGAATATCGTCATTTACGTAATATCTGGCAGAAAAACTCACAAACAGAAATCTGCTATTTTGTTGGTGGCGGATCGATGGTTTTAAAAGATTATATTAAGGCATTAAATAATAGTTTAGATGGATACAATATTGAATTTTTCGAAGATGAAAAAGAGAGTATTTGGATGATGGCTAATGCTTATTATAAATTAATCTCTGATTTTTCAAGAAAAAACAAAAAAGAAATGATAGTTAAAGAGCCAGAAAGAAAAACGGTGAAAAATTAA
- a CDS encoding pseudouridine synthase, with amino-acid sequence MRLNKFISSTGLCSRRKADDLIAQGKVVVNGEVATLGLAVDDRDVVEVDGKVLVQKKEEEVYIALNKPPGITSTTEQHIDGNIVDFINHDQRIFPIGRLDKESEGLILLTSDGNIVNEILREENNHEKDYIVMVNKEITPSFIEGMSDGVEIYNPVKNEYTTTKKCKVLQLNNRSFKITLSQGLNRQIRRMCTQFDYQVYKLQRVRVAHITLKGLELGQWRNLTEDEVQKFKHARNN; translated from the coding sequence ATGAGATTAAATAAATTTATTAGTTCGACAGGGCTTTGTTCGCGTAGAAAGGCAGATGATTTAATTGCACAAGGGAAGGTAGTAGTCAATGGAGAAGTAGCTACATTAGGACTAGCGGTAGATGATAGAGATGTGGTTGAAGTAGATGGGAAGGTATTAGTGCAAAAGAAAGAGGAAGAAGTGTATATTGCCTTAAATAAGCCACCAGGTATAACTAGCACTACAGAACAACATATCGATGGAAATATTGTTGATTTTATCAATCACGATCAGCGAATATTTCCGATTGGCAGACTTGATAAAGAGTCGGAAGGGTTGATTCTACTAACAAGTGATGGAAATATTGTCAATGAAATTTTACGAGAAGAAAATAACCATGAAAAAGATTATATTGTAATGGTAAATAAAGAGATTACTCCGTCTTTTATTGAAGGCATGTCCGATGGAGTGGAAATATACAATCCTGTTAAAAATGAATATACTACGACTAAAAAGTGTAAGGTTCTACAATTAAATAATCGTAGTTTTAAAATTACGCTATCTCAAGGTTTAAATAGGCAAATTCGCAGAATGTGCACTCAATTTGATTACCAGGTATATAAGTTGCAACGGGTTCGTGTAGCACATATTACTCTTAAAGGATTGGAACTTGGTCAATGGAGGAATCTAACGGAGGATGAGGTTCAGAAATTCAAACACGCAAGAAACAATTAA
- a CDS encoding LLM class flavin-dependent oxidoreductase, with protein sequence MSLTQTRLFHDIPLSVLDLAPIIEGSNAEQSFINSVELAQYTENLGFNRYWLAEHHNMPGIASSATSVLIGHIAGATKRIRVGAGGVMLPNHATLVIAEQFGTLEALYPGRIDLGLGRAPGSDQATAHALRRTLSRGAEEFPQQLEELQAYFKYNPSARVRAIPGEGLEIPIWLLGSSGFSAQLAAQKGLPFSFASHFAPDYTLPALELYRDNFQPSDAFKKPYAMVGVNVIAADTDEKARWLATSQQQQFLSLVRGQPTKLKPPVDHINDVSSELERSSIGRTLDPRSTIVGNPETVRQGLKRFLDETKADEIIINSQIFHQEDRLRSYEIISEMME encoded by the coding sequence ATGAGTTTAACTCAAACAAGGCTTTTCCACGATATTCCATTATCCGTTCTAGATTTAGCCCCTATCATTGAGGGAAGCAATGCAGAACAGTCATTTATAAATAGTGTCGAATTAGCACAATACACCGAGAATTTAGGCTTTAATCGTTACTGGCTTGCCGAACACCATAATATGCCCGGTATAGCGAGCTCTGCAACATCGGTACTCATTGGACATATTGCCGGTGCAACAAAGAGGATTCGTGTTGGAGCAGGTGGAGTCATGCTACCCAACCATGCTACCCTAGTCATCGCAGAGCAGTTTGGGACACTAGAAGCTCTATATCCTGGACGGATTGATCTTGGTCTTGGCCGTGCTCCAGGAAGTGATCAGGCGACCGCACATGCATTACGAAGAACTTTAAGTAGAGGTGCGGAAGAATTTCCACAGCAATTGGAAGAACTTCAAGCATACTTTAAGTACAATCCTTCTGCTCGTGTACGTGCTATCCCCGGAGAAGGACTTGAAATACCGATATGGCTTCTTGGCTCAAGCGGCTTTAGCGCCCAGCTTGCAGCGCAAAAAGGCTTACCATTTTCCTTTGCAAGTCATTTTGCACCGGATTATACATTGCCTGCACTTGAGCTTTATCGCGATAACTTTCAACCATCAGATGCTTTCAAGAAGCCATACGCAATGGTAGGCGTCAATGTAATTGCTGCAGATACAGATGAAAAAGCACGTTGGCTAGCAACCTCACAACAACAACAATTTTTAAGCTTAGTCAGAGGGCAGCCAACGAAACTAAAACCACCTGTTGATCATATCAATGATGTCTCAAGCGAGCTTGAGCGCTCATCTATCGGAAGAACGCTCGATCCACGCTCAACCATTGTCGGTAATCCCGAAACCGTTAGACAGGGACTCAAACGCTTCTTAGATGAAACGAAAGCAGATGAAATCATCATCAACTCGCAAATCTTCCATCAAGAAGACCGTCTAAGATCATATGAAATCATTTCAGAGATGATGGAGTAA
- a CDS encoding YesL family protein → MMKIGKLYQLSEWAMKLALVNLLWLLYSVLGLLIFSLFPATSAMFYIIRKWLIGETEIPLWKTFHQQFKSDFKQINIIGVLFFLIGLLLFIDVRFFISSHNPLLNIAGIFVLLVVFIYAACLIYIFPIYVHYQLRTLEYLKSSFIIALGRPIQTFLMILGVAVIGLLFKSVPGLIPFFSGSFSALILMKVASISFETKPSYL, encoded by the coding sequence ATGATGAAAATTGGGAAATTATACCAGTTGAGTGAATGGGCAATGAAACTAGCATTAGTGAATTTACTTTGGCTTCTCTACAGTGTACTGGGACTACTTATTTTCAGTCTCTTTCCAGCTACTTCAGCCATGTTTTATATCATTCGAAAATGGCTAATAGGTGAGACGGAAATCCCATTGTGGAAAACATTCCATCAGCAATTTAAGAGTGATTTTAAGCAGATAAATATTATTGGAGTCCTATTCTTTTTGATCGGTCTTTTGTTATTTATTGATGTAAGATTTTTTATATCTTCTCATAATCCTCTATTAAATATAGCTGGTATCTTTGTTTTACTTGTTGTCTTTATATATGCTGCTTGCTTGATATATATTTTCCCTATATATGTTCATTACCAACTAAGAACGCTCGAGTATTTAAAATCTTCCTTTATCATTGCCCTCGGAAGACCCATACAAACTTTTCTTATGATTCTAGGGGTAGCAGTGATTGGATTGTTATTTAAGTCAGTGCCCGGTTTAATTCCTTTCTTCTCCGGAAGCTTTTCCGCCTTAATTTTAATGAAGGTTGCTTCCATTTCGTTTGAAACTAAGCCATCTTATTTATAG